A region of the Bdellovibrionota bacterium genome:
TAATCGCTTCTTTGATTTTCCGGATCTCGGTGACCTGCGAACCGATATGAAAATGAAACAGCTTTAATTGACCCAGCAAATTCTTCTGCCGGAGAATCTCGATGGAATCGAGCAGCTGGCTGGTGGAAAGGCCGAACTTGCTGGCTCCCCCGCCCGACTTTTCCCAAAGCCCCGACCCCTTCGCATTTAATTTTACGCGGAAGCCGATCCATGGAAGCGTTTCGCCCGCCTGGGCCAGTTCAAGGACTCCGTCCAGCTCAAACGGCTTTTCAATGACGACCACGACCTTCCGGCCCATCCGAACGCCCATGCTGGCGGTGATGAGGTAATCCCGGTCTTTGAATCCGTTGCAGACCGTAAGGGCTTCCGCGGGCACCGAAAGCGCCAGCGCGCCCATCAGTTCCGGCTTGCTTCCGACTTCGATCCCGAGATTCTGTTTATAGCCGGCTTCCAACAATCCCTCGACCACGGTTCGACGCTGGTTCACCTTGATCGGAAAGACGGGGTAGTAACCCTGTTGGTATTGAAATTCGACGATGGCTTTTTGAAATGCGCCGGTGAGCGCCTGCACCTGGCTTTCGAGAATCTGCGGAAAACGAAGCAGAAGCGGCGTTCCGATCCGACTCTTTCTTAATTCCTCGACGACTTTAAGAATTTCGATTCGGCGTCCGTCGTTTTTCGTCGGCAGAACTTCCAACCGACCTTCTTCGCTGGCGCCGAAATAACCCGCGCCCCACAGATCAACTCCGTAAAGGTTTAATGCATCTTCGACATTGAATCCGTCCATCCTCTGTTCTCCCCGGGCCGGGCGCATTATACGGATTTTTTTTTCAAAAACTCCAATAAGAAATGCATTGCGGCGAAAGATTTTTCACTCTCGGACGCCGGTTGACACCACCCAAACCGGTGAAATAGTCTGCGCGCCCCATGGCTCAACGGTTGCAATTCCTCGATCCCGAAAAGAAGTTGGCCAGCGCCGACGAGGCCCGAGTCGTCGTCCTCCCGATTCCTCTCGAAAAGACGACTTCGTACCTCAGAGGCACCGCCGGTGGACCCGAAGCGATCGTCCAAGCCAGCTCCCAAGTGGAATACTACGACCCGGAACTCGGCCTTGAGCCTTGCCAAGCGGGAATCTATACCGATTGGGAGTTCGGAGATCCTGCCTGGAACAACCGCCCGGTGGAAGAGATTTTGGATCGAATTCGGTCGAAAACGCGGGCACTTTTGGACGCTAAAAAGTTCGTTCTCGGCTTGGGAGGAGAGCATACGATTACCGTAGGCCTCATCGATCCCTATATCGAACGCTACGGCAAGGAGCTGACCGTCGTACAGATCGACGCCCATGCCGATCTTCGAAACGAATACCAAGGAACGCCTTACAGCCACGCCTCGGCTATGCGTAGGCTTTTGGGACGAGTACCCATTGTTTCAATAGGGATCCGAAGCTTGGACAGTGAAGAAGCGAAGGTCGGTAAACCGCCCGCTTGCCACCTTTTTTATGCTCACGAGATCCGTAAGAACCCGAAGTGGATCCCCGACGTTTTGAAAGCCATCAAGAGCCCCAAAGTCTACCTTACCGTGGACGTGGATGGTCTGGACCCATCCGTTTTGGGATCGACGGGGACGCCGGTCCCCGGCGGTCTGGGTTGGTACGAAACGCTCGATCTTT
Encoded here:
- the speB gene encoding agmatinase, coding for MAQRLQFLDPEKKLASADEARVVVLPIPLEKTTSYLRGTAGGPEAIVQASSQVEYYDPELGLEPCQAGIYTDWEFGDPAWNNRPVEEILDRIRSKTRALLDAKKFVLGLGGEHTITVGLIDPYIERYGKELTVVQIDAHADLRNEYQGTPYSHASAMRRLLGRVPIVSIGIRSLDSEEAKVGKPPACHLFYAHEIRKNPKWIPDVLKAIKSPKVYLTVDVDGLDPSVLGSTGTPVPGGLGWYETLDLFRAVAEKHEIVGADVNEFTPGLIPYCDYTAALLCYKIIGYAICLR